In the Sediminispirochaeta bajacaliforniensis DSM 16054 genome, one interval contains:
- the ilvB gene encoding biosynthetic-type acetolactate synthase large subunit, with the protein MKKGKSTGAKRLVKELERQGARYIFAYPGGANLPIYEALSRSPLHPILARHEQGAAHMADGFARAGGGVGFCMATSGPGATNLVTGIATAYMDSSPILAITGQVPRNMIGNDAFQEVDITGITIPITKHNYLVQDAEEIGPIVEQAVYLASTGRKGPILLDIPKDILTAEFSTTNEKNRQLEGYAPTIKGHTGQVKRAAGMINGAKRPLIIAGGGIFLADAFDAFASFVDKSSIPVVHTLMGKSALDNEHPRNLGLFGYHGRCVANKAVSEADLIIAVGTRFGDRSTGSLASFASDAKIIHIDIDPAEIGKNVPAYLPIVGDIGDILPRLCEQIECSADSSWSDELSVFASEHPLPGGDGDFSTPAILRDVKTYFQDPILVTDVGRHQIYAAQYFPVRGGRSFITSGGLGTMGFGLPAAIGAALARPDKRVLLVSGDGSFMMNIQELACAAELDVDLTAVIIHDRRLGMIKQLQDAFYGGGFDASKIGGSVSFALAAEALGAAGRRVASADELKDVLKDFETVRGPKVIECMVEEEENVYPMVTGSTLTDLIEGVEA; encoded by the coding sequence GTGAAGAAAGGGAAATCGACAGGCGCAAAGCGCTTGGTGAAGGAGCTGGAACGGCAAGGAGCACGATATATCTTTGCATATCCGGGAGGTGCCAACCTGCCAATATACGAGGCACTTTCCCGCAGTCCCCTTCACCCCATCCTTGCACGCCATGAGCAGGGAGCGGCACATATGGCGGACGGCTTTGCCAGGGCAGGCGGCGGGGTCGGCTTTTGCATGGCCACAAGCGGCCCCGGTGCCACAAACCTTGTGACCGGCATCGCCACGGCCTATATGGATAGTTCTCCGATACTTGCCATCACCGGTCAGGTCCCCCGGAATATGATCGGTAATGATGCGTTCCAGGAAGTCGATATCACCGGCATCACTATTCCCATTACGAAGCACAACTATCTTGTACAGGATGCCGAAGAGATCGGTCCCATAGTGGAACAGGCCGTCTACCTTGCTTCGACCGGACGAAAAGGACCGATTCTGCTCGACATTCCGAAGGATATCTTAACTGCTGAGTTTTCGACGACAAATGAAAAAAACCGTCAGCTTGAGGGCTACGCTCCGACCATAAAGGGGCATACCGGACAGGTAAAACGGGCGGCGGGAATGATCAATGGAGCAAAACGGCCTCTGATCATTGCAGGCGGTGGTATCTTTCTTGCCGATGCCTTCGATGCTTTTGCTTCCTTTGTTGATAAGAGCTCGATTCCTGTTGTGCATACCCTGATGGGAAAATCGGCTCTGGACAACGAACATCCCCGTAATCTTGGGCTTTTCGGTTATCACGGCAGATGTGTGGCCAATAAGGCGGTTTCCGAAGCCGATCTTATCATAGCCGTGGGAACTCGCTTCGGCGATCGTTCCACAGGTTCCCTGGCCAGCTTTGCATCCGATGCGAAGATCATCCATATCGACATCGATCCCGCGGAGATCGGAAAGAATGTCCCGGCCTACCTGCCCATCGTCGGTGATATCGGGGATATCCTTCCCCGTTTGTGCGAGCAGATAGAGTGCTCCGCCGACTCATCCTGGAGCGATGAACTTTCGGTTTTCGCATCCGAGCATCCTCTCCCGGGGGGAGATGGCGACTTCTCGACTCCCGCCATCCTTCGAGACGTGAAAACCTATTTTCAGGATCCGATCCTGGTCACAGATGTGGGGCGGCATCAGATTTATGCCGCCCAATACTTCCCCGTGCGCGGGGGCAGGAGCTTTATTACCTCCGGAGGGCTCGGTACCATGGGCTTCGGCCTGCCCGCCGCCATCGGAGCTGCCTTGGCAAGGCCCGACAAACGGGTGCTGCTTGTGAGCGGTGACGGTTCTTTTATGATGAACATTCAGGAGCTTGCCTGTGCGGCGGAACTGGATGTGGATCTTACCGCGGTGATTATTCATGACAGGCGCCTTGGAATGATAAAACAACTGCAGGATGCCTTTTACGGGGGAGGCTTCGATGCGAGTAAAATAGGCGGAAGTGTCTCCTTTGCCCTTGCAGCAGAGGCCCTCGGGGCTGCCGGCCGCCGCGTCGCCTCTGCCGACGAGCTGAAGGATGTCCTGAAAGATTTTGAGACGGTTCGTGGTCCGAAGGTGATTGAATGCATGGTGGAAGAGGAAGAAAATGTCTATCCCATGGTGACAGGTTCCACCCTTACCGACCTTATTGAAGGAGTAGAAGCATGA
- a CDS encoding epoxyqueuosine reductase QueH — translation MEESVNVCYASVKMATEGKGVKILLHACCAPCAAPSAERLLEEGFLPTLFYSNPNIAPEAEWKRRLEALEVLADAFKLPLIVERYDHASWLSLVRGLEKEPERGRRCTICFRRSIDAAAEKARRLNIPRFTTTLTLSPLKNTRLIFALGNRHEGFLERDFKKKSGVARSVELCRSLGLYRQNYCGCEFSLRPGQCNP, via the coding sequence ATGGAAGAGAGTGTAAATGTATGCTACGCTTCGGTCAAGATGGCAACTGAAGGAAAAGGCGTAAAGATACTGCTCCACGCATGCTGTGCTCCCTGCGCAGCCCCCTCGGCCGAGAGACTTTTAGAGGAGGGGTTTCTTCCCACCCTTTTTTATTCAAATCCGAATATCGCACCTGAGGCAGAATGGAAACGGCGGCTTGAGGCCCTGGAAGTGCTCGCAGATGCCTTCAAACTTCCGCTTATCGTGGAGAGGTACGACCATGCATCCTGGCTCTCTTTGGTCCGAGGCCTGGAAAAGGAACCGGAAAGGGGCAGACGCTGCACTATCTGCTTTCGCAGATCAATCGATGCGGCGGCAGAAAAGGCACGGCGTCTGAATATTCCCCGTTTTACAACAACCTTGACCCTTAGTCCCCTGAAAAATACCCGCCTTATATTTGCACTCGGTAACCGGCACGAAGGCTTTCTTGAACGGGATTTCAAAAAAAAGAGCGGTGTGGCCAGAAGCGTCGAACTGTGCCGAAGCCTCGGACTCTACCGCCAAAACTACTGCGGATGCGAATTCAGCCTTCGACCCGGGCAATGTAATCCTTAA
- a CDS encoding nucleoside-diphosphate kinase, producing MEKEKSDEISYILATPYTIAKSRTGGVISRLLSRVDLELVGAQIFAPSNELAEAYAASLEQNTPPHHEDTNLPSAGRLLADYVRQNFVPSGGRRHRVLMMLFRGTDACKKLSDVAGALYQENRGPESLTGETIRDTYADLILDRENPHNVRYFEPAVMTPRNQETALKHMKVFADFIDSEPNLIDNMTYPEPEKIERTLVIIKPDNWQFASSRPGTIIDMFSRTGLRIIGCKVQRMSVAQALEFYGPVKNVLRDKLSPVFGKKATATLEREFGISIGEELRREITNTFGVYYAEDQFGQIVEFMSGIRPEDCPVDEQHNPGKVKSMVLIYEGVDAVNKIRDVLGPTDPTKAPGGTVRREFGSNVMVNTAHASDSPENAKREMKILKIEENNCGRVLKDYIARVEG from the coding sequence ATGGAGAAAGAGAAAAGCGACGAAATTTCCTATATTCTGGCTACACCCTATACCATTGCAAAAAGCAGAACCGGTGGTGTCATTTCACGGCTTCTGTCCCGCGTCGACCTTGAGTTGGTTGGGGCGCAGATTTTTGCTCCCTCAAATGAACTTGCCGAGGCCTATGCCGCTTCCCTTGAACAAAATACGCCTCCCCATCACGAGGATACCAATTTGCCTTCCGCAGGAAGGCTTCTTGCCGACTATGTCCGTCAGAATTTCGTACCTAGCGGTGGGCGACGGCATCGGGTGCTTATGATGCTTTTCCGAGGTACAGATGCCTGTAAAAAGCTTTCGGATGTAGCCGGTGCCCTGTACCAGGAAAATCGGGGTCCGGAATCGCTTACGGGCGAGACGATTCGGGATACCTATGCCGACCTTATTCTCGATAGAGAAAATCCCCACAATGTGCGCTACTTTGAACCCGCGGTGATGACACCCCGGAATCAGGAGACTGCACTGAAGCATATGAAGGTCTTTGCCGACTTCATCGACAGTGAGCCGAATTTGATCGACAATATGACCTATCCCGAGCCGGAAAAGATCGAACGGACACTTGTTATCATCAAACCCGATAACTGGCAGTTTGCATCCAGCCGTCCGGGGACCATTATTGATATGTTCAGCCGCACTGGTCTGCGTATCATCGGTTGTAAGGTGCAGCGCATGTCGGTAGCTCAGGCCCTGGAGTTTTACGGGCCGGTAAAAAATGTTTTGCGGGATAAGCTTTCTCCGGTATTCGGTAAAAAGGCAACGGCCACGCTGGAGCGGGAGTTCGGAATTTCGATAGGTGAGGAGCTTCGACGCGAAATTACCAACACCTTTGGTGTGTACTATGCCGAGGACCAGTTCGGGCAGATTGTCGAATTTATGTCGGGCATTCGGCCCGAGGATTGTCCTGTGGACGAACAGCACAATCCGGGAAAGGTAAAAAGCATGGTTCTGATATACGAGGGGGTCGATGCCGTCAATAAGATACGGGATGTGCTTGGACCTACCGATCCTACAAAGGCGCCGGGGGGGACCGTCCGTCGGGAGTTCGGAAGCAATGTCATGGTAAACACGGCACACGCTTCCGATTCGCCGGAGAATGCCAAGCGTGAGATGAAGATCCTGAAGATTGAAGAGAACAACTGCGGAAGGGTGCTTAAGGATTACATTGCCCGGGTCGAAGGCTGA
- a CDS encoding aminotransferase class I/II-fold pyridoxal phosphate-dependent enzyme, protein MNISSERAMKPIFEPCHEYREADQARESGLYPFFRPIEAYRGSKVVIEGRELFMAGSNNYLGLALDPRLKEAAEAAVRKYGTSCSGSRFMNGTLDLHEELEGRLASFVGRDSAICFTTGYQTNLGAISALAARGAHVISDKYNHASIMDGIFLARGLHREVTLHRYRHNNLEDLEGVLSKLPVSAPKLLVTDGVFSMEGDIAPLPQLKAIADTYGAALYLDEAHAIGVVGETGRGTCEYYGDSLLTDLTMCTFSKAFGSIGGFVAGDRDIIDYIRHFARPLIFSASMPPSNVAAALEALTIIQTEPERIHRLQQIARKMLDGFTSLGFEIGTASTPIIPLIIGDNEKTFMFWKALFERGIYVNPVISPAVPPNRALIRTSYMSIHTDAELDMFLDIAEEEAKKLHII, encoded by the coding sequence ATGAACATTAGTTCCGAAAGGGCCATGAAGCCTATTTTTGAGCCTTGTCACGAGTATCGGGAAGCAGATCAGGCGAGGGAAAGCGGCCTTTACCCCTTTTTCCGGCCGATCGAAGCATATCGCGGTTCCAAGGTCGTGATCGAGGGGCGCGAACTTTTTATGGCAGGTTCCAACAACTATCTTGGGCTGGCATTGGATCCTCGCTTAAAGGAAGCGGCCGAAGCGGCGGTCCGAAAATATGGGACAAGTTGTTCAGGTTCCCGGTTTATGAACGGGACCCTCGACCTCCATGAAGAGTTGGAGGGGCGTTTGGCCTCTTTTGTCGGAAGAGATTCAGCCATCTGCTTTACCACGGGATATCAGACCAATCTCGGCGCCATTTCCGCCCTTGCCGCAAGGGGCGCCCATGTAATCAGTGATAAATATAATCACGCATCGATCATGGATGGGATTTTCCTGGCCCGGGGACTGCACCGGGAGGTTACGCTTCATCGCTATCGTCACAATAATCTCGAAGACCTGGAAGGGGTCTTAAGTAAATTGCCTGTATCCGCTCCGAAGCTTTTGGTTACCGACGGCGTTTTTTCCATGGAAGGGGATATTGCACCGCTTCCACAGCTAAAGGCCATTGCCGATACATATGGTGCGGCTCTCTATCTTGATGAGGCCCATGCCATCGGGGTGGTCGGAGAGACAGGGCGAGGCACCTGTGAGTACTATGGCGACAGCCTGCTTACCGACCTTACCATGTGTACCTTTTCAAAGGCTTTCGGTTCCATCGGCGGTTTCGTTGCCGGAGACAGGGACATTATCGATTATATCCGACATTTTGCCCGGCCCCTCATATTCAGTGCTTCCATGCCTCCCTCCAATGTGGCAGCCGCCTTGGAAGCTTTAACTATTATTCAGACGGAACCCGAGCGCATCCATCGCCTTCAGCAGATAGCCCGAAAGATGCTTGACGGTTTTACCTCGCTTGGTTTTGAGATTGGAACTGCGTCGACTCCGATTATTCCCCTGATTATCGGCGATAATGAAAAAACCTTCATGTTCTGGAAGGCCCTCTTTGAACGTGGTATCTATGTTAATCCCGTTATTAGTCCTGCCGTTCCTCCCAACCGGGCGCTTATCAGGACCAGCTACATGTCCATCCATACGGATGCTGAGTTGGATATGTTCCTGGATATTGCCGAAGAAGAGGCCAAAAAGCTGCATATTATCTAA
- a CDS encoding SDR family oxidoreductase, translating into MSPPVGIFRGRLVYISGGSSGIGRAAAEAFLAEGASVVLFARGIERLGDVGQALNVRYPKAVHTFRADVSNRKDVDDAIGKAVESVGVPDILVTCAGTAYPDYFQQLPFQEYRKMVDINITGTWNFVQSSLVHMSAGGHIVTVSSVAGFVGTFGYTAYGATKFAVMGFSEALRGELKPRGIGVSVLCPPDTDTPQLQQEDQTKPPETRAVSGNVRLMSPDRVAAALLAGIYKKKFLIIPGSGAKMVYLLSRFCPWFVRSVMDREVRRYQRQKQNDRKENQL; encoded by the coding sequence ATGAGCCCTCCTGTCGGAATCTTCCGTGGAAGGCTGGTCTATATCAGCGGGGGATCAAGCGGTATAGGGCGGGCAGCGGCAGAGGCCTTTCTTGCCGAGGGTGCAAGCGTGGTCCTTTTTGCCCGGGGCATAGAGCGCTTAGGGGATGTCGGCCAGGCTTTGAATGTACGCTATCCGAAAGCCGTACATACCTTCCGGGCCGATGTTTCCAATCGAAAGGATGTGGATGATGCCATTGGCAAAGCGGTTGAATCCGTCGGGGTTCCCGATATTCTAGTCACCTGTGCCGGGACTGCCTATCCGGATTATTTTCAGCAGTTGCCGTTTCAAGAATATCGAAAAATGGTTGATATTAATATAACAGGGACATGGAATTTTGTTCAATCGTCCCTTGTCCATATGAGTGCTGGCGGGCATATCGTTACGGTTTCTTCGGTTGCAGGATTTGTCGGTACCTTCGGATATACGGCCTACGGGGCGACAAAATTTGCGGTCATGGGGTTTTCCGAGGCGCTTAGGGGAGAGCTGAAACCCAGGGGGATTGGTGTTTCGGTTCTGTGTCCTCCCGATACCGATACGCCGCAGCTTCAACAGGAAGATCAAACAAAGCCGCCGGAAACCAGGGCCGTAAGCGGAAATGTCAGGCTCATGTCTCCCGATAGGGTGGCAGCGGCTCTACTGGCGGGGATATACAAAAAGAAATTTCTCATTATCCCGGGATCGGGGGCGAAAATGGTGTATCTTCTTTCACGATTTTGTCCCTGGTTCGTCCGTTCCGTTATGGATCGTGAGGTAAGAAGATATCAGCGACAAAAACAAAATGATAGAAAGGAAAATCAGCTATGA
- a CDS encoding MarR family winged helix-turn-helix transcriptional regulator, which translates to MEKTDPVLYPGKQIEELNILIHALINAVRFPGAWAPSLNNIPPIDLQLMSLVWLKPDIIIKELRDIMSLPGSTVTSSINRLVHRGWIKRVKSNRDRRSYGLELTEAGRAIQRDHDRVDRVIAANILHALDSDEKRWQLINVLTEAVSHLEGSYYRELSGWLLARKKSESLESGV; encoded by the coding sequence ATGGAAAAGACAGATCCGGTACTGTATCCCGGGAAACAAATTGAAGAACTGAATATTCTTATTCATGCACTGATTAATGCCGTTCGCTTTCCCGGGGCCTGGGCTCCGAGTTTGAATAATATTCCTCCCATCGATCTGCAGCTGATGAGCCTTGTCTGGTTGAAGCCCGACATCATCATCAAGGAGCTGAGGGATATTATGTCGCTGCCCGGGAGTACGGTAACCAGCAGTATCAATCGCCTTGTTCATCGTGGATGGATAAAGCGGGTAAAAAGCAATCGGGATCGAAGGTCCTACGGCCTTGAACTGACCGAGGCGGGAAGGGCGATTCAGCGGGATCATGATCGGGTCGATCGGGTCATAGCCGCCAATATCCTTCATGCCCTCGATAGCGACGAGAAGCGGTGGCAGCTTATTAATGTGCTTACCGAGGCTGTCAGCCATCTCGAGGGAAGCTACTACAGGGAATTAAGTGGTTGGCTTCTTGCCAGAAAAAAGAGCGAATCTTTGGAGTCTGGAGTATGA
- a CDS encoding YgeY family selenium metabolism-linked hydrolase: METADSAGKISSYMEQNKAEIVTFLRNFVAIKSVTYEEEAAVRWYADQLKDFGFDEVRIDPVGNCIGRIGSGKTVLLFDAHIDTVDPGKVEDWGMDPLKSSYDDGIIRGRGAVDDKACLTGFAFAGKALKELHLDGDYTMWVSASISEEDVEGSCVKAMMEENKDIKPDYIVVGEASEMRIIRGHKGRALIKVEVTGKAAHASAAWRGENALIKALPLIKGIDDMKEFVKDPFLGGGSIEVTKVDCDTPSLNTIPGRVTVTMDRRISCGERVQDLLNEVKPLVDQVGGKASIDVERVTTYTGYQIEQEDYFPSWVIPEDHVLIATGVTTFKTLFDRDPVVGSWDFCTNATHLCGRTGIPAIGFGPGDGSLCHSTQDKVLDSEVVDAAKFYALFPLAMAGK; encoded by the coding sequence ATGGAAACAGCTGATAGTGCTGGAAAAATCTCTTCGTATATGGAACAAAATAAGGCGGAAATCGTCACATTTCTTCGAAATTTTGTTGCAATCAAAAGCGTCACCTATGAAGAAGAGGCGGCGGTGCGCTGGTATGCCGACCAATTGAAGGATTTCGGGTTTGATGAGGTGCGAATAGACCCGGTAGGAAACTGTATCGGGAGGATCGGATCGGGAAAAACCGTTCTCCTTTTCGATGCCCACATCGATACGGTGGACCCCGGCAAGGTTGAAGACTGGGGAATGGATCCTCTCAAATCAAGCTATGATGATGGAATAATCAGGGGCCGAGGTGCGGTGGACGACAAGGCGTGTCTTACAGGATTTGCCTTTGCAGGAAAGGCACTGAAGGAGTTGCATCTTGATGGAGATTATACCATGTGGGTCTCTGCCAGTATCAGCGAGGAAGATGTCGAAGGTTCCTGCGTCAAGGCAATGATGGAAGAAAACAAGGATATCAAACCTGATTACATCGTTGTCGGAGAAGCAAGCGAAATGCGCATCATCCGAGGTCATAAAGGACGGGCCCTTATCAAGGTGGAGGTGACGGGAAAGGCCGCCCATGCCAGCGCAGCCTGGAGGGGAGAAAACGCCCTAATAAAGGCCCTGCCTCTGATTAAGGGGATCGACGACATGAAAGAGTTTGTGAAGGATCCCTTTCTCGGAGGCGGTTCGATCGAAGTAACGAAGGTGGACTGTGATACCCCGAGCCTCAATACCATCCCAGGAAGGGTGACGGTGACGATGGACCGCCGTATAAGCTGCGGAGAACGTGTACAAGATCTTCTGAACGAGGTAAAGCCCCTGGTGGATCAGGTGGGAGGAAAGGCATCCATCGATGTGGAAAGGGTTACCACCTATACCGGTTACCAGATCGAACAGGAAGACTATTTTCCAAGCTGGGTCATCCCCGAAGATCATGTACTGATCGCTACCGGCGTTACAACCTTTAAAACACTATTCGACCGAGATCCTGTTGTAGGGTCCTGGGATTTCTGCACAAACGCAACTCATCTCTGCGGTCGTACCGGTATTCCGGCCATCGGCTTCGGTCCCGGAGACGGATCACTGTGCCATTCCACCCAGGACAAGGTATTGGATTCCGAAGTAGTTGATGCGGCAAAATTCTACGCCCTTTTTCCTCTCGCCATGGCGGGAAAATAG